A genomic segment from Fundulus heteroclitus isolate FHET01 chromosome 6, MU-UCD_Fhet_4.1, whole genome shotgun sequence encodes:
- the b3gnt5b gene encoding lactosylceramide 1,3-N-acetyl-beta-D-glucosaminyltransferase B, whose amino-acid sequence MFVNFRHMRKCKLVKLMTSCLLLSVVMICWEQLDLIVVSHVRSYSFRYLVNSFTYINRSLTIPREQARSFSNFPYLLDHPDKCAGKDVLLLVFVKSFPENTERRNAIRSTWGNETYIQNTLGVAVKVVFALGAIGTEKGEPFWSKKSNGSFQEQLVQEDQTYSDLIQKNFLDSFHNLTLKLILQFHWMHSRCAHARFFMTADDDVFVHMPNLVSYLLEASRKGVANFWIGRVHVGAPPIRSRGSKYYVSYETYQWSSYPDYTAGAGYVISSDVADKIYHATLTLNASIHIDDVFMGICANAVGVSPQRHVYFSGEGKAPYHPCIYSQMMTSHGHVEDIHELWRAATHPEVRRRTSGLLGKLYCAAVRAALLCKPNFVDTYPCRAAFL is encoded by the coding sequence ATGTTTGTGAACTTCCGACACATGCGAAAATGTAAGCTAGTGAAGCTGATGACCAGCTGCCTGCTGCTGTCGGTGGTAATGATCTGCTGGGAGCAGCTGGACTTAATCGTGGTCAGCCACGTCAGGTCCTACTCCTTCCGCTACCTGGTCAACAGCTTCACCTACATTAACAGGAGCCTCACCATTCCTCGCGAGCAGGCCAGAAGCTTTAGCAACTTTCCCTACCTGCTGGACCACCCCGACAAGTGCGCCGGCAAGGAcgtcctcctcctcgtctttGTAAAGTCCTTCCCTGAGAACACTGAGAGGCGAAACGCTATCAGGTCCACCTGGGGCAACGAGACCTACATCCAAAACACGCTGGGGGTGGCCGTCAAGGTGGTGTTCGCCTTGGGAGCCATCGGGACTGAGAAGGGCGAGCCTTTCTGGAGCAAAAAGAGCAACGGCAGCTTCCAGGAGCAGCTCGTTCAGGAGGACCAAACCTACAGCGACCTGATCCAGAAGAACTTTTTGGACTCCTTCCACAATCTGACCCTCAAGCTCATCCTGCAGTTCCACTGGATGCACAGCCGCTGCGCCCACGCCCGCTTCTTCATGACCGCCGACGACGACGTCTTCGTCCACATGCCCAACCTGGTGAGCTACCTGCTGGAGGCCAGCCGCAAGGGCGTGGCCAACTTCTGGATCGGCCGGGTGCACGTCGGGGCGCCGCCCATCCGCAGCAGGGGAAGCAAGTACTACGTGTCCTACGAGACGTACCAGTGGTCATCTTACCCCGATTACACGGCCGGCGCCGGCTACGTCATCTCCAGTGACGTAGCGGATAAAATCTACCACGCCACGCTGACCCTGAACGCCTCCATCCACATAGACGACGTGTTCATGGGCATCTGCGCCAACGCCGTCGGCGTGTCGCCGCAGAGGCACGTCTATTTCTCAGGGGAGGGCAAGGCGCCGTACCACCCGTGCATCTACAGTCAGATGATGACCTCCCACGGCCACGTGGAAGACATCCATGAGCTGTGGAGGGCGGCCACGCACCCGGAGGTGAGGCGGAGGACCTCAGGGCTGCTTGGGAAGCTGTATTGTGCAGCTGTGAGAGCAGCTCTCCTCTGCAAACCCAACTTTGTCGACACCTACCCTTGCAGAGCTGCATTTTTATAA